From Paenarthrobacter sp. A20:
TCCGTGAGGTCTTCGCGCTTGTAGTAGCCGCGCATGACGCAGACGCCCTTGGCAAGGATCTCGCCGTCGTCGGCAATCTTCACGGAGTTGCCCGGCAGGGGAGCGCCTACTGTGCCAATCCGGATCATGGAGGGGGTGTTGACGGAAATGGGCGCTGTGGTTTCGGTCAACCCGTAACCCTCCAGGATTTGGAGGCCGATGCCCTGGAAGAAGTGGCCGAGGCGCTCACCCAAGGGGCCGCCGCCTGAGACGGCGTGCGCCACGTGGCCGCCCATGGCAGCGCGGAGCTTGCCGTAGACCAGTTTGTCAAAGACAGCGTGCTTGATCTTCAGGCCCAGGCCCAGTGAACCGGACTCACGGGCCTTGGAATAGGCGATCGCCGTGTCCACTGCGCGGTGGAAGATGGCACCCTTGCCGCCGTCCTCGGCCTTGGTCAGCGCGGAGTTGTACACCTTCTCGAAAACGCGGGGTACGGCGAGGATGAAGGTTGGTTGGAAACTCTGGAGGTCGGGTAGCAGATGCTTGATGTCCGGCGTATGGGCAACCTGCACGCCGCCGGCCACAGCCAGGACCGAGATGAAGCGCGCAAAGACGTGGGCCAGGGGGAGGAACATGATCGTTTTGGCCGACTCATTGACGACTTCGGGAAGTGCCACCCGGGCATTCTCGGAAAGTTCCACGAAGTTGCCATGGGTCAGTTCACACCCCTTCGGCCTGCCCGTGGTACCCGAGGTGTAAATGATGGTGGCGAGGTCGGCAAGGCCGGCCGAGGAACGACGGGACTCCAGTTCGTCGTCGGGGACTCCGGCGCCGGCGGCGCGCAAGGCATCAAGTCCGGCGCCTTCAAGTTGCCAGACGTTGGCCACCGAGGTGATGTCCTCCGCGGCCACGGCCTGGCGAATGACGTCCTCATGGTGCGATGCTTCGCCGAAGGCGGCCACGGCGCCTGAGTCACCCAGGTTCCATGCCACTTGCGAAGGGGAGGACGTTTCGTAGATTGGCACCGAGACGGCGCCGGCAAACCAGATGGCGAAGTCCACCAAAGACCATTCGTACCGGGTGCGGGACATAATGCCCACGCGGTCGCCTACGCCGACGCCACTGGCAATAAGGCCTTTTGCCAGAGCCCTCACGTCCTCGAGGAAGTCCGTGGCGCGGATGTCCTGCCATTGTCCGCCGTCGTCCAGTTTGGCAAACAGTGCAGGGTTGGAGGCCTTTTTCGCCTCCCG
This genomic window contains:
- a CDS encoding long-chain fatty acid--CoA ligase, which gives rise to MREISVPPLVNIAPETNITDLVIREAKKASNPALFAKLDDGGQWQDIRATDFLEDVRALAKGLIASGVGVGDRVGIMSRTRYEWSLVDFAIWFAGAVSVPIYETSSPSQVAWNLGDSGAVAAFGEASHHEDVIRQAVAAEDITSVANVWQLEGAGLDALRAAGAGVPDDELESRRSSAGLADLATIIYTSGTTGRPKGCELTHGNFVELSENARVALPEVVNESAKTIMFLPLAHVFARFISVLAVAGGVQVAHTPDIKHLLPDLQSFQPTFILAVPRVFEKVYNSALTKAEDGGKGAIFHRAVDTAIAYSKARESGSLGLGLKIKHAVFDKLVYGKLRAAMGGHVAHAVSGGGPLGERLGHFFQGIGLQILEGYGLTETTAPISVNTPSMIRIGTVGAPLPGNSVKIADDGEILAKGVCVMRGYYKREDLTEETFADGWFRTGDIGELDSNGFLKITGRKKEIIVTAGGKNVVPALLEDQIRADALVSQVLVVGDNRPFIGALVTLDEEALPGWLERHGLTSGTTLAEAADHAVVKAAVQELISKANQSVSQAEAIKSFRIVPADFTEASGHLTPSLKVKRAQVMKDFDAVIEEMYSAPRAS